A genomic stretch from Candidatus Amarolinea dominans includes:
- a CDS encoding DUF1566 domain-containing protein gives MRNRLMTILMVVVVLAVAGVGLLNAAGNGPVDPPNPPGTTSSYTLEQIYQRLATGHYFAQQSGFMEPASGPGTGTMHPLDEIMAQAQPRALAKRVAKTGQTTCYDIAGTVIPCAGTGQDGEYQAGVGDYVVAPTCCGTTNAYNTPAWTGVRFTDNGDGTVTDNLTALIWLKNANCFGTRLWATALSDANALASGSCGLSDGSVAGNWRLPNVNELHSLIDLTQLNPALPAGHPFTGVQPDGYWASTTYAWVSSYAWYVFLSVGNVSGFDKTNTIRVWPVRGGQ, from the coding sequence ATGCGTAACAGACTGATGACGATATTGATGGTGGTGGTCGTGTTGGCCGTGGCGGGCGTAGGCCTGCTGAATGCAGCCGGGAACGGGCCGGTGGATCCGCCGAACCCGCCGGGAACGACGAGCTCGTACACGCTGGAGCAGATCTACCAGCGGCTGGCGACGGGCCACTACTTTGCGCAGCAGAGCGGGTTCATGGAGCCGGCCAGCGGGCCGGGGACGGGGACGATGCACCCGCTGGACGAGATCATGGCGCAGGCGCAGCCGCGGGCGCTGGCAAAGCGCGTGGCGAAGACGGGACAGACGACGTGCTACGACATCGCTGGCACAGTAATCCCGTGTGCGGGCACGGGCCAGGACGGAGAATACCAGGCGGGGGTGGGCGATTATGTGGTGGCGCCGACGTGCTGTGGAACGACGAATGCGTACAACACACCGGCGTGGACGGGGGTGCGGTTTACGGACAATGGCGATGGGACGGTGACGGACAACCTGACGGCGTTGATTTGGCTGAAGAACGCGAATTGCTTTGGGACTAGACTTTGGGCGACGGCCCTGAGCGACGCCAACGCGCTGGCCAGCGGTTCTTGCGGTCTCAGCGACGGTTCCGTCGCCGGCAACTGGCGGTTGCCGAATGTGAATGAGCTGCACAGTTTGATTGATCTGACGCAATTGAATCCTGCCTTGCCCGCAGGCCATCCGTTCACCGGCGTCCAGCCCGACGGCTACTGGGCGAGTACCACCTACGCCTGGGTCTCGTCGTACGCCTGGTACGTGTTCCTGTCCGTCGGCAACGTGAGCGGCTTCGATAAGACGAACACCATCCGCGTGTGGCCGGTGCGTGGCGGACAATGA
- a CDS encoding DUF1566 domain-containing protein, with amino-acid sequence MRSRLMAILMMMVVLAAAGVGLLNAAGNGPVDPPNPPGTTSSYTLAQIYQRLTTGNYFAQQSGFTEPASGPGTGTMHTLDQIMAQAQPRALAKRVAKTGQTLCYDAAGGTIACAGTGQDGEYQGGIDPVVAPTCCAFTNAYNTPAWTGVRFTDNGDGTVTDNLTALIWLKNANCYGTRNWATALSDANTLASGSCGLSDGSVAGNWRLPNVNELHSLIDLTQFNPALPAGHPFTGVQSYFYWTSTTRDVNPSFAWLVILNNGWVGSDGKSGTYYVWPVRGGP; translated from the coding sequence ATGCGCAGCAGACTGATGGCGATTTTGATGATGATGGTCGTGCTGGCCGCGGCAGGCGTGGGCCTGCTGAATGCGGCCGGGAACGGACCGGTGGATCCGCCGAACCCGCCGGGAACGACGAGTTCGTACACGTTGGCGCAGATCTACCAGCGGCTGACGACGGGCAACTACTTTGCGCAGCAGAGCGGGTTCACGGAGCCGGCGAGCGGGCCGGGGACGGGGACGATGCACACGCTGGACCAGATCATGGCACAGGCGCAGCCGCGGGCGCTGGCAAAGCGCGTGGCGAAGACGGGACAGACGCTCTGCTACGACGCCGCTGGCGGCACGATAGCCTGTGCGGGCACGGGACAGGACGGGGAATACCAAGGGGGGATCGATCCCGTGGTTGCGCCGACGTGCTGTGCATTCACGAATGCGTATAACACACCGGCGTGGACGGGGGTACGGTTTACGGACAATGGCGATGGGACGGTGACGGACAACCTGACGGCGTTGATTTGGCTGAAGAACGCTAATTGCTATGGGACTAGAAATTGGGCGACGGCCCTGAGCGACGCCAACACGCTGGCCAGCGGTTCATGCGGCCTCAGCGACGGTTCCGTCGCCGGCAACTGGCGGCTGCCGAACGTGAATGAGCTGCACAGTTTGATCGATCTGACACAGTTCAATCCTGCCTTGCCCGCAGGCCACCCCTTCACCGGCGTCCAGTCCTACTTCTACTGGACGAGTACCACCCGCGACGTCAACCCGTCGTTCGCCTGGCTCGTGATCCTGAACAATGGCTGGGTGGGCAGCGACGGCAAGTCGGGCACCTACTACGTGTGGCCGGTGCGTGGCGGACCATGA
- a CDS encoding DUF1566 domain-containing protein: protein MRSRLMTILMVIVVLAAAGVGLLNAAGNGPVDPPNTPGTTSSYTLNDLWARLNAGAAGAQSTFTEPASGPGTGTMHTLNEIMAAAPALDVANGATAATVANGKTFWGLTSGQWGLRTGTASFGNTYQAGVPKTGQTTSFAAGDDGALQKGVAWPSPRFTDHSNGTVTDNLTGLIWVKNANCFSTQTWANALTAANTLASGSCGLTDGSAAGAWRLPNVREMQSLVDYERFSPALPSGYPFSNVQSNIYWTSTTITAGPTLAWCVGLQVGFVYGIFAAACTKTDAYYVWPVRGGP from the coding sequence ATGCGTAGCAGATTGATGACAATTTTAATGGTGATAGTCGTGCTGGCCGCGGCGGGCGTGGGCCTGCTAAATGCCGCCGGGAACGGGCCGGTGGATCCGCCGAACACACCGGGGACGACGAGTTCGTACACGCTCAACGACTTGTGGGCCCGGCTGAACGCCGGCGCGGCCGGGGCACAGAGCACCTTTACCGAGCCGGCCAGCGGGCCGGGGACGGGGACGATGCACACGCTGAACGAGATCATGGCGGCGGCGCCGGCGTTGGACGTCGCCAACGGCGCGACGGCTGCCACCGTGGCCAACGGCAAGACCTTCTGGGGTTTGACCAGCGGGCAGTGGGGCCTGCGAACCGGCACGGCCAGCTTCGGTAACACGTATCAGGCGGGAGTTCCCAAGACTGGGCAAACCACATCCTTCGCCGCCGGCGACGATGGCGCCCTGCAGAAAGGCGTGGCCTGGCCGAGCCCGCGCTTTACCGATCATAGCAACGGCACGGTGACGGATAACCTGACCGGGCTGATCTGGGTGAAGAACGCAAACTGCTTTTCGACACAAACCTGGGCAAATGCCTTAACCGCTGCCAACACGCTGGCCAGCGGGTCCTGCGGTCTCACTGACGGTTCCGCCGCCGGCGCGTGGCGGCTGCCTAACGTGCGCGAGATGCAGAGCCTCGTTGACTACGAACGGTTCTCCCCTGCGCTGCCAAGCGGCTACCCCTTCAGCAACGTCCAGTCGAATATCTACTGGACGAGCACCACCATCACCGCCGGGCCGACGTTGGCCTGGTGTGTGGGCCTGCAAGTCGGCTTCGTTTACGGCATCTTCGCCGCCGCCTGCACCAAGACGGACGCCTACTACGTGTGGCCGGTGCGTGGCGGACCATGA
- a CDS encoding DUF1566 domain-containing protein gives MMIVVLAVAGVSLLNAAGNGPVDPPNPPGSTSSYTLNDLWTRLNAGAAGAQSTFTEPASGPTSGTMHTLNEIMAAAPALDVANGATAATVANGKTFWGLTSGQWGLRTGTASFGNTYQAGVPKTGQITSFAAGDDGALQKGVAWPSPRFTDHSNGTVTDNLTGLIWVKNANCFSTQTWANALTAANTLASGSCGLTDGSAAGAWRLPNVREMLSLIDYGRYTPALPSGHPFTGVQSDDYWTSTTYAEYASYAWGVYLYNGRVNGYVKTILDYVWPVRGGQ, from the coding sequence ATGATGATAGTCGTGCTGGCCGTGGCGGGCGTGAGCCTGCTGAATGCGGCCGGGAACGGGCCGGTGGATCCGCCGAACCCGCCGGGCTCGACGAGTTCGTACACGCTCAACGACTTGTGGACCCGGCTGAACGCCGGCGCGGCCGGGGCACAGAGCACTTTCACCGAGCCGGCCAGCGGGCCGACCTCAGGGACGATGCACACGCTGAACGAGATCATGGCGGCTGCGCCGGCGTTGGACGTCGCCAACGGCGCGACGGCTGCCACCGTGGCCAACGGCAAGACCTTCTGGGGTTTGACCAGCGGGCAGTGGGGACTGCGAACCGGCACGGCCAGCTTCGGCAACACGTATCAGGCGGGAGTTCCCAAAACTGGGCAAATCACATCCTTCGCCGCCGGCGACGATGGCGCCCTGCAGAAAGGCGTGGCGTGGCCGAGCCCGCGCTTTACCGATCATAGCAACGGCACGGTGACGGATAACCTGACCGGCCTGATCTGGGTGAAGAACGCAAACTGCTTTTCGACACAAACCTGGGCAAATGCCTTAACCGCTGCCAACACGCTGGCCAGCGGGTCCTGCGGTCTCACTGACGGTTCCGCCGCCGGCGCGTGGCGGCTGCCCAACGTGCGCGAAATGCTGAGCCTGATTGATTACGGACGGTACACTCCTGCCCTGCCAAGCGGCCACCCCTTCACCGGCGTCCAGTCCGACGACTACTGGACGAGTACCACCTACGCCGAGTACGCGTCGTACGCCTGGGGCGTGTACCTGTACAATGGCCGCGTGAACGGCTACGTCAAGACGATCCTCGACTACGTGTGGCCGGTGCGTGGCGGACAATGA
- a CDS encoding cysteine synthase family protein → MITATHSILDAIGNTPLVELRKVVPPGLARIVAKLEWANPTGSMKDRMAKAVIERAEADGRLRPGGTVVEYTAGTTGISLALVCAAKGYALEIVFSDAFSLEKRRTMQAFGAHITDVPSDNKNINEKLIKTLMRTAEEISLRPGHWYCDQLNNHDGIEGYLPLGDELWQQTGGQIDAFVHAVSTAHSIHGVTKSLRKHNDRILTIAVEPAESAVLSGRPSGSHKIEGIGIGFLPPLWQPELVNAIETVTSEEAKAMARRLAREEGIFAGASSGANVVAAIRVARQLGPGAMVATIIVDSGLRYLSTDVYAEAR, encoded by the coding sequence ATGATCACCGCCACGCACAGTATACTGGACGCGATTGGCAACACGCCGCTCGTCGAACTGCGGAAAGTCGTTCCGCCCGGCCTGGCGCGCATTGTGGCCAAGCTGGAATGGGCGAATCCGACCGGGAGTATGAAGGATCGAATGGCCAAAGCGGTTATCGAGCGCGCCGAAGCCGACGGGCGCTTGCGGCCGGGCGGCACGGTGGTGGAATACACCGCGGGCACCACAGGCATCTCGCTGGCGCTTGTGTGCGCCGCGAAAGGTTACGCCCTGGAGATCGTGTTTTCCGACGCATTCAGTCTGGAGAAGCGGCGGACGATGCAGGCGTTTGGTGCGCATATCACCGATGTGCCAAGCGACAACAAGAATATCAACGAAAAACTGATCAAAACCTTGATGCGCACCGCAGAGGAGATCAGTTTGCGGCCCGGCCATTGGTATTGCGACCAACTCAACAATCATGACGGCATCGAAGGCTATCTGCCGCTGGGCGACGAACTCTGGCAGCAGACCGGCGGGCAGATTGATGCCTTCGTGCATGCGGTCAGCACGGCGCACTCGATTCATGGTGTCACGAAATCCCTGCGCAAGCACAACGACCGCATCCTGACCATCGCCGTCGAACCTGCGGAGTCCGCGGTGCTGTCCGGGAGGCCATCAGGCTCCCACAAGATCGAGGGCATCGGCATTGGCTTCCTGCCGCCGCTATGGCAGCCTGAACTCGTCAATGCGATTGAGACGGTGACCAGTGAGGAGGCCAAGGCGATGGCGCGGCGATTGGCGCGCGAGGAGGGGATCTTCGCGGGCGCATCATCCGGCGCGAACGTCGTCGCGGCGATCCGCGTCGCCAGGCAACTAGGCCCAGGCGCGATGGTCGCGACCATCATCGTTGACTCGGGGCTGCGGTACTTGAGCACCGACGTGTATGCCGAAGCGAGATGA